In one Pungitius pungitius chromosome 13, fPunPun2.1, whole genome shotgun sequence genomic region, the following are encoded:
- the klc1b gene encoding kinesin light chain 1b isoform X2 produces the protein MSTMVYPREEKLEKLTQEEIISNTKLVIQGLEALKNEHNSILHSLLETIKCLKKDEEANLVHEKSNLLRKSVEMIELGLGEAQVMMALSNHLNAVESEKQKLRAQVRRLCQENQWLRDELANTQQKLQKSEQNVAQLEEEKKHLEFMNQLKKYDEDVSPTEEKDRETPKDSLDDLFPNDEEEQSQGMPHQHNSAAVAAAQQGGYEIPARLRTLHNLVIQYASQGRYEVAVPLCKQALEDLEKTSGHDHPDVATMLNILALVYRDQNKYKEAAHLLNDALSIREKTLGRDHPAVAATLNNLAVLYGKRGKYKEAEPLCKRALEIREKVLGKEHPDVAKQLNNLALLCQNQGKYDEVEYYYCRALEIYECRLGPDDANVAKTKNNLASCFLKQGKYKEAEILYKEILTRAHEKEFGSVDAENKPIWMHAEEREEMSKGKHRDNTPYGEYGGWYKACKVNSPTVNTTLRNLGALYRRQGKLEAAETLEECAVRSRKQSNTGVDPINQTRVVEILKDTDGDRRRSRDSLSSVKYESGTETGEEVSMGVEWNGDGSGALQRSGSMGRLRDVLRRSSELLVKKLQGNGPPEPRSTNMKRAASLNYLNKTSEDPFQKRPGSNFRGSRGLSSSTVDLSSGN, from the exons ATGTCGACCATGGTGTATCCACGGGAAGAGAAGCTCGAGAAGCTGACTCAGGAAGAGATCATCTCCAACACCAAGCTAGTGATCCAAGGTCTGGAGGCCCTGAAGAACGAGCACAACTCTATCCTGCACAGCCTCCTTGAGACCATCAAGTGCCTAAAGAAGGATGAGGAGGCCAACCTGGTGCACGAGAAGTCCAACCTGCTCCGCAAGTCAGTAGAAATGATCGAACTGGGCCTGGGAGAAGCACAG GTGATGATGGCGCTGTCCAACCACCTGAACGCGGTGGAGTCGGAGAAGCAGAAGCTGCGTGCGCAGGTGAGGAGGCTCTGCCAGGAGAATCAGTGGCTGCGGGACGAGCTGGCCAACACCCAGCAGAAGCTGCAGAAGAGCGAGCAGAACGtggcccagctggaggaggagaagaagcaccTGGAGTTCATGAACCAGCTCAAGAAGTATGATGAGGACGTCTCCCCCACT gaggagaaggatcgAGAAACACCGAAGGACTCGCTGGATGACCTCTTCCCCAATGACGAGGAGGAGCAAAGCCAAGGAA TGCCGCACCAACACAACAGTGCGGCCGTGGCCGCGGCCCAACAGGGAGGCTACGAGATCCCGGCCCGCCTGAGAACCCTGCACAACCTGGTGATCCAGTATGCCTCCCAGGGCAGGTACGAGGTGGCTGTGCCCCTCTGCAAGCAGGCTTTGGAGGacttggagaaaacttctggaCACGACCACCCCGACGTGGCCACCATGCTCAACATCCTGGCCTTGGTCTATAG GGACCAGAACAAGTACAAAGAGGCCGCTCATCTGCTCAACGATGCTCTGTCCATCCGTGAGAAGACCCTTGGCAGAGACCATCCCGCT GTTGCTGCGACGCTGAACAACTTGGCCGTGCTGTATGGAAAGCGAGGGAAGTACAAGGAGGCGGAGCCTCTGTGTAAGAGAGCTCTGGAGATCAGAGAAAAG GTCCTGGGTAAGGAACACCCAGATGTGGCCAAACAGCTGAACAACCTGGCTCTGCTTTGCCAGAACCAGGGCAAGTACGACGAGGTGGAGTACTACTACTGCCGTGCCCTGGAGATCTACGAGTGCCGGCTGGGCCCAGATGACGCCAACGTGGCCAAAACCAAGAATAATCTG gcGTCCTGCTTTCTCAAGCAGGGGAAATACAAGGAGGCCGAGATTCTGTACAAAGAGATTCTGACTCGCGCTCACGAGAAAGAGTTTGGATCCGTTGATG ctgAAAACAAGCCCATCTGGATGcacgcagaggagagagaggagatgagcAAG GGCAAGCACAGAGACAACACTCCCTACGGAGAGTACGGCGGCTGGTACAAAGCCTGCAAAGTCAACAG cccGACAGTGAACACCACCCTGAGGAACCTGGGCGCCCTGTACCGCCGGCAGGGTAAACTGGAGGCTGCAGAGACCCTGGAGGAGTGCGCCGTGAGGTCTCGCAAGCAG AGCAACACA GGCGTCGACCCCATCAACCAGACCCGCGTGGTGGAGATCTTGAAGGATACGGACGGCGACAGGCGGAGGAGCCGGGACAGCCTGAGCAGCGTTAAGTATGAGAGCGGCACCGAGACCGGCGAGGAAGTGAGTATGGGCGTGGAGTGGAACGGG gacgGCAGCGGGGCCCTCCAGCGCAGCGGCTCCATGGGGAGGCTCCGGGACGTCCTGCGTCGCAGCAGCGAGCTGCTGGTGAAGAAGCTGCAGGGCAACGGGCCGCCTGAACCCCGCAGCACCAA CATGAAGCGAGCCGCTTCCCTGAACTATCTGAACAAAACCAGCGAGGACCCGTTCCAG AAGCGGCCAGGCAGTAACTTCCGGGGGAGCCGGGGCCTGAGCTCCAGCACCGTGGATCTCTCCTCTGGAAACTGA
- the klc1b gene encoding kinesin light chain 1b isoform X1: MSTMVYPREEKLEKLTQEEIISNTKLVIQGLEALKNEHNSILHSLLETIKCLKKDEEANLVHEKSNLLRKSVEMIELGLGEAQVMMALSNHLNAVESEKQKLRAQVRRLCQENQWLRDELANTQQKLQKSEQNVAQLEEEKKHLEFMNQLKKYDEDVSPTQEEKDRETPKDSLDDLFPNDEEEQSQGMPHQHNSAAVAAAQQGGYEIPARLRTLHNLVIQYASQGRYEVAVPLCKQALEDLEKTSGHDHPDVATMLNILALVYRDQNKYKEAAHLLNDALSIREKTLGRDHPAVAATLNNLAVLYGKRGKYKEAEPLCKRALEIREKVLGKEHPDVAKQLNNLALLCQNQGKYDEVEYYYCRALEIYECRLGPDDANVAKTKNNLASCFLKQGKYKEAEILYKEILTRAHEKEFGSVDAENKPIWMHAEEREEMSKGKHRDNTPYGEYGGWYKACKVNSPTVNTTLRNLGALYRRQGKLEAAETLEECAVRSRKQSNTGVDPINQTRVVEILKDTDGDRRRSRDSLSSVKYESGTETGEEVSMGVEWNGDGSGALQRSGSMGRLRDVLRRSSELLVKKLQGNGPPEPRSTNMKRAASLNYLNKTSEDPFQKRPGSNFRGSRGLSSSTVDLSSGN, encoded by the exons ATGTCGACCATGGTGTATCCACGGGAAGAGAAGCTCGAGAAGCTGACTCAGGAAGAGATCATCTCCAACACCAAGCTAGTGATCCAAGGTCTGGAGGCCCTGAAGAACGAGCACAACTCTATCCTGCACAGCCTCCTTGAGACCATCAAGTGCCTAAAGAAGGATGAGGAGGCCAACCTGGTGCACGAGAAGTCCAACCTGCTCCGCAAGTCAGTAGAAATGATCGAACTGGGCCTGGGAGAAGCACAG GTGATGATGGCGCTGTCCAACCACCTGAACGCGGTGGAGTCGGAGAAGCAGAAGCTGCGTGCGCAGGTGAGGAGGCTCTGCCAGGAGAATCAGTGGCTGCGGGACGAGCTGGCCAACACCCAGCAGAAGCTGCAGAAGAGCGAGCAGAACGtggcccagctggaggaggagaagaagcaccTGGAGTTCATGAACCAGCTCAAGAAGTATGATGAGGACGTCTCCCCCACT caggaggagaaggatcgAGAAACACCGAAGGACTCGCTGGATGACCTCTTCCCCAATGACGAGGAGGAGCAAAGCCAAGGAA TGCCGCACCAACACAACAGTGCGGCCGTGGCCGCGGCCCAACAGGGAGGCTACGAGATCCCGGCCCGCCTGAGAACCCTGCACAACCTGGTGATCCAGTATGCCTCCCAGGGCAGGTACGAGGTGGCTGTGCCCCTCTGCAAGCAGGCTTTGGAGGacttggagaaaacttctggaCACGACCACCCCGACGTGGCCACCATGCTCAACATCCTGGCCTTGGTCTATAG GGACCAGAACAAGTACAAAGAGGCCGCTCATCTGCTCAACGATGCTCTGTCCATCCGTGAGAAGACCCTTGGCAGAGACCATCCCGCT GTTGCTGCGACGCTGAACAACTTGGCCGTGCTGTATGGAAAGCGAGGGAAGTACAAGGAGGCGGAGCCTCTGTGTAAGAGAGCTCTGGAGATCAGAGAAAAG GTCCTGGGTAAGGAACACCCAGATGTGGCCAAACAGCTGAACAACCTGGCTCTGCTTTGCCAGAACCAGGGCAAGTACGACGAGGTGGAGTACTACTACTGCCGTGCCCTGGAGATCTACGAGTGCCGGCTGGGCCCAGATGACGCCAACGTGGCCAAAACCAAGAATAATCTG gcGTCCTGCTTTCTCAAGCAGGGGAAATACAAGGAGGCCGAGATTCTGTACAAAGAGATTCTGACTCGCGCTCACGAGAAAGAGTTTGGATCCGTTGATG ctgAAAACAAGCCCATCTGGATGcacgcagaggagagagaggagatgagcAAG GGCAAGCACAGAGACAACACTCCCTACGGAGAGTACGGCGGCTGGTACAAAGCCTGCAAAGTCAACAG cccGACAGTGAACACCACCCTGAGGAACCTGGGCGCCCTGTACCGCCGGCAGGGTAAACTGGAGGCTGCAGAGACCCTGGAGGAGTGCGCCGTGAGGTCTCGCAAGCAG AGCAACACA GGCGTCGACCCCATCAACCAGACCCGCGTGGTGGAGATCTTGAAGGATACGGACGGCGACAGGCGGAGGAGCCGGGACAGCCTGAGCAGCGTTAAGTATGAGAGCGGCACCGAGACCGGCGAGGAAGTGAGTATGGGCGTGGAGTGGAACGGG gacgGCAGCGGGGCCCTCCAGCGCAGCGGCTCCATGGGGAGGCTCCGGGACGTCCTGCGTCGCAGCAGCGAGCTGCTGGTGAAGAAGCTGCAGGGCAACGGGCCGCCTGAACCCCGCAGCACCAA CATGAAGCGAGCCGCTTCCCTGAACTATCTGAACAAAACCAGCGAGGACCCGTTCCAG AAGCGGCCAGGCAGTAACTTCCGGGGGAGCCGGGGCCTGAGCTCCAGCACCGTGGATCTCTCCTCTGGAAACTGA
- the klc1b gene encoding kinesin light chain 1b isoform X5 — translation MSTMVYPREEKLEKLTQEEIISNTKLVIQGLEALKNEHNSILHSLLETIKCLKKDEEANLVHEKSNLLRKSVEMIELGLGEAQVMMALSNHLNAVESEKQKLRAQVRRLCQENQWLRDELANTQQKLQKSEQNVAQLEEEKKHLEFMNQLKKYDEDVSPTEEKDRETPKDSLDDLFPNDEEEQSQGMPHQHNSAAVAAAQQGGYEIPARLRTLHNLVIQYASQGRYEVAVPLCKQALEDLEKTSGHDHPDVATMLNILALVYRDQNKYKEAAHLLNDALSIREKTLGRDHPAVAATLNNLAVLYGKRGKYKEAEPLCKRALEIREKVLGKEHPDVAKQLNNLALLCQNQGKYDEVEYYYCRALEIYECRLGPDDANVAKTKNNLASCFLKQGKYKEAEILYKEILTRAHEKEFGSVDAENKPIWMHAEEREEMSKGKHRDNTPYGEYGGWYKACKVNSPTVNTTLRNLGALYRRQGKLEAAETLEECAVRSRKQGVDPINQTRVVEILKDTDGDRRRSRDSLSSVKYESGTETGEEVSMGVEWNGDGSGALQRSGSMGRLRDVLRRSSELLVKKLQGNGPPEPRSTNMKRAASLNYLNKTSEDPFQKRPGSNFRGSRGLSSSTVDLSSGN, via the exons ATGTCGACCATGGTGTATCCACGGGAAGAGAAGCTCGAGAAGCTGACTCAGGAAGAGATCATCTCCAACACCAAGCTAGTGATCCAAGGTCTGGAGGCCCTGAAGAACGAGCACAACTCTATCCTGCACAGCCTCCTTGAGACCATCAAGTGCCTAAAGAAGGATGAGGAGGCCAACCTGGTGCACGAGAAGTCCAACCTGCTCCGCAAGTCAGTAGAAATGATCGAACTGGGCCTGGGAGAAGCACAG GTGATGATGGCGCTGTCCAACCACCTGAACGCGGTGGAGTCGGAGAAGCAGAAGCTGCGTGCGCAGGTGAGGAGGCTCTGCCAGGAGAATCAGTGGCTGCGGGACGAGCTGGCCAACACCCAGCAGAAGCTGCAGAAGAGCGAGCAGAACGtggcccagctggaggaggagaagaagcaccTGGAGTTCATGAACCAGCTCAAGAAGTATGATGAGGACGTCTCCCCCACT gaggagaaggatcgAGAAACACCGAAGGACTCGCTGGATGACCTCTTCCCCAATGACGAGGAGGAGCAAAGCCAAGGAA TGCCGCACCAACACAACAGTGCGGCCGTGGCCGCGGCCCAACAGGGAGGCTACGAGATCCCGGCCCGCCTGAGAACCCTGCACAACCTGGTGATCCAGTATGCCTCCCAGGGCAGGTACGAGGTGGCTGTGCCCCTCTGCAAGCAGGCTTTGGAGGacttggagaaaacttctggaCACGACCACCCCGACGTGGCCACCATGCTCAACATCCTGGCCTTGGTCTATAG GGACCAGAACAAGTACAAAGAGGCCGCTCATCTGCTCAACGATGCTCTGTCCATCCGTGAGAAGACCCTTGGCAGAGACCATCCCGCT GTTGCTGCGACGCTGAACAACTTGGCCGTGCTGTATGGAAAGCGAGGGAAGTACAAGGAGGCGGAGCCTCTGTGTAAGAGAGCTCTGGAGATCAGAGAAAAG GTCCTGGGTAAGGAACACCCAGATGTGGCCAAACAGCTGAACAACCTGGCTCTGCTTTGCCAGAACCAGGGCAAGTACGACGAGGTGGAGTACTACTACTGCCGTGCCCTGGAGATCTACGAGTGCCGGCTGGGCCCAGATGACGCCAACGTGGCCAAAACCAAGAATAATCTG gcGTCCTGCTTTCTCAAGCAGGGGAAATACAAGGAGGCCGAGATTCTGTACAAAGAGATTCTGACTCGCGCTCACGAGAAAGAGTTTGGATCCGTTGATG ctgAAAACAAGCCCATCTGGATGcacgcagaggagagagaggagatgagcAAG GGCAAGCACAGAGACAACACTCCCTACGGAGAGTACGGCGGCTGGTACAAAGCCTGCAAAGTCAACAG cccGACAGTGAACACCACCCTGAGGAACCTGGGCGCCCTGTACCGCCGGCAGGGTAAACTGGAGGCTGCAGAGACCCTGGAGGAGTGCGCCGTGAGGTCTCGCAAGCAG GGCGTCGACCCCATCAACCAGACCCGCGTGGTGGAGATCTTGAAGGATACGGACGGCGACAGGCGGAGGAGCCGGGACAGCCTGAGCAGCGTTAAGTATGAGAGCGGCACCGAGACCGGCGAGGAAGTGAGTATGGGCGTGGAGTGGAACGGG gacgGCAGCGGGGCCCTCCAGCGCAGCGGCTCCATGGGGAGGCTCCGGGACGTCCTGCGTCGCAGCAGCGAGCTGCTGGTGAAGAAGCTGCAGGGCAACGGGCCGCCTGAACCCCGCAGCACCAA CATGAAGCGAGCCGCTTCCCTGAACTATCTGAACAAAACCAGCGAGGACCCGTTCCAG AAGCGGCCAGGCAGTAACTTCCGGGGGAGCCGGGGCCTGAGCTCCAGCACCGTGGATCTCTCCTCTGGAAACTGA
- the klc1b gene encoding kinesin light chain 1b isoform X3, producing MSTMVYPREEKLEKLTQEEIISNTKLVIQGLEALKNEHNSILHSLLETIKCLKKDEEANLVHEKSNLLRKSVEMIELGLGEAQVMMALSNHLNAVESEKQKLRAQVRRLCQENQWLRDELANTQQKLQKSEQNVAQLEEEKKHLEFMNQLKKYDEDVSPTQEEKDRETPKDSLDDLFPNDEEEQSQGMPHQHNSAAVAAAQQGGYEIPARLRTLHNLVIQYASQGRYEVAVPLCKQALEDLEKTSGHDHPDVATMLNILALVYRDQNKYKEAAHLLNDALSIREKTLGRDHPAVAATLNNLAVLYGKRGKYKEAEPLCKRALEIREKVLGKEHPDVAKQLNNLALLCQNQGKYDEVEYYYCRALEIYECRLGPDDANVAKTKNNLASCFLKQGKYKEAEILYKEILTRAHEKEFGSVDAENKPIWMHAEEREEMSKGKHRDNTPYGEYGGWYKACKVNSPTVNTTLRNLGALYRRQGKLEAAETLEECAVRSRKQSNTGVDPINQTRVVEILKDTDGDRRRSRDSLSSVKYESGTETGEEVSMGVEWNGDGSGALQRSGSMGRLRDVLRRSSELLVKKLQGNGPPEPRSTNMKRAASLNYLNKTSEDPFQRPGSNFRGSRGLSSSTVDLSSGN from the exons ATGTCGACCATGGTGTATCCACGGGAAGAGAAGCTCGAGAAGCTGACTCAGGAAGAGATCATCTCCAACACCAAGCTAGTGATCCAAGGTCTGGAGGCCCTGAAGAACGAGCACAACTCTATCCTGCACAGCCTCCTTGAGACCATCAAGTGCCTAAAGAAGGATGAGGAGGCCAACCTGGTGCACGAGAAGTCCAACCTGCTCCGCAAGTCAGTAGAAATGATCGAACTGGGCCTGGGAGAAGCACAG GTGATGATGGCGCTGTCCAACCACCTGAACGCGGTGGAGTCGGAGAAGCAGAAGCTGCGTGCGCAGGTGAGGAGGCTCTGCCAGGAGAATCAGTGGCTGCGGGACGAGCTGGCCAACACCCAGCAGAAGCTGCAGAAGAGCGAGCAGAACGtggcccagctggaggaggagaagaagcaccTGGAGTTCATGAACCAGCTCAAGAAGTATGATGAGGACGTCTCCCCCACT caggaggagaaggatcgAGAAACACCGAAGGACTCGCTGGATGACCTCTTCCCCAATGACGAGGAGGAGCAAAGCCAAGGAA TGCCGCACCAACACAACAGTGCGGCCGTGGCCGCGGCCCAACAGGGAGGCTACGAGATCCCGGCCCGCCTGAGAACCCTGCACAACCTGGTGATCCAGTATGCCTCCCAGGGCAGGTACGAGGTGGCTGTGCCCCTCTGCAAGCAGGCTTTGGAGGacttggagaaaacttctggaCACGACCACCCCGACGTGGCCACCATGCTCAACATCCTGGCCTTGGTCTATAG GGACCAGAACAAGTACAAAGAGGCCGCTCATCTGCTCAACGATGCTCTGTCCATCCGTGAGAAGACCCTTGGCAGAGACCATCCCGCT GTTGCTGCGACGCTGAACAACTTGGCCGTGCTGTATGGAAAGCGAGGGAAGTACAAGGAGGCGGAGCCTCTGTGTAAGAGAGCTCTGGAGATCAGAGAAAAG GTCCTGGGTAAGGAACACCCAGATGTGGCCAAACAGCTGAACAACCTGGCTCTGCTTTGCCAGAACCAGGGCAAGTACGACGAGGTGGAGTACTACTACTGCCGTGCCCTGGAGATCTACGAGTGCCGGCTGGGCCCAGATGACGCCAACGTGGCCAAAACCAAGAATAATCTG gcGTCCTGCTTTCTCAAGCAGGGGAAATACAAGGAGGCCGAGATTCTGTACAAAGAGATTCTGACTCGCGCTCACGAGAAAGAGTTTGGATCCGTTGATG ctgAAAACAAGCCCATCTGGATGcacgcagaggagagagaggagatgagcAAG GGCAAGCACAGAGACAACACTCCCTACGGAGAGTACGGCGGCTGGTACAAAGCCTGCAAAGTCAACAG cccGACAGTGAACACCACCCTGAGGAACCTGGGCGCCCTGTACCGCCGGCAGGGTAAACTGGAGGCTGCAGAGACCCTGGAGGAGTGCGCCGTGAGGTCTCGCAAGCAG AGCAACACA GGCGTCGACCCCATCAACCAGACCCGCGTGGTGGAGATCTTGAAGGATACGGACGGCGACAGGCGGAGGAGCCGGGACAGCCTGAGCAGCGTTAAGTATGAGAGCGGCACCGAGACCGGCGAGGAAGTGAGTATGGGCGTGGAGTGGAACGGG gacgGCAGCGGGGCCCTCCAGCGCAGCGGCTCCATGGGGAGGCTCCGGGACGTCCTGCGTCGCAGCAGCGAGCTGCTGGTGAAGAAGCTGCAGGGCAACGGGCCGCCTGAACCCCGCAGCACCAA CATGAAGCGAGCCGCTTCCCTGAACTATCTGAACAAAACCAGCGAGGACCCGTTCCAG CGGCCAGGCAGTAACTTCCGGGGGAGCCGGGGCCTGAGCTCCAGCACCGTGGATCTCTCCTCTGGAAACTGA
- the klc1b gene encoding kinesin light chain 1b isoform X6 — MSTMVYPREEKLEKLTQEEIISNTKLVIQGLEALKNEHNSILHSLLETIKCLKKDEEANLVHEKSNLLRKSVEMIELGLGEAQVMMALSNHLNAVESEKQKLRAQVRRLCQENQWLRDELANTQQKLQKSEQNVAQLEEEKKHLEFMNQLKKYDEDVSPTQEEKDRETPKDSLDDLFPNDEEEQSQGMPHQHNSAAVAAAQQGGYEIPARLRTLHNLVIQYASQGRYEVAVPLCKQALEDLEKTSGHDHPDVATMLNILALVYRDQNKYKEAAHLLNDALSIREKTLGRDHPAVAATLNNLAVLYGKRGKYKEAEPLCKRALEIREKVLGKEHPDVAKQLNNLALLCQNQGKYDEVEYYYCRALEIYECRLGPDDANVAKTKNNLASCFLKQGKYKEAEILYKEILTRAHEKEFGSVDAENKPIWMHAEEREEMSKGKHRDNTPYGEYGGWYKACKVNSPTVNTTLRNLGALYRRQGKLEAAETLEECAVRSRKQSNTGVDPINQTRVVEILKDTDGDRRRSRDSLSSVKYESGTETGEEVSMGVEWNGA; from the exons ATGTCGACCATGGTGTATCCACGGGAAGAGAAGCTCGAGAAGCTGACTCAGGAAGAGATCATCTCCAACACCAAGCTAGTGATCCAAGGTCTGGAGGCCCTGAAGAACGAGCACAACTCTATCCTGCACAGCCTCCTTGAGACCATCAAGTGCCTAAAGAAGGATGAGGAGGCCAACCTGGTGCACGAGAAGTCCAACCTGCTCCGCAAGTCAGTAGAAATGATCGAACTGGGCCTGGGAGAAGCACAG GTGATGATGGCGCTGTCCAACCACCTGAACGCGGTGGAGTCGGAGAAGCAGAAGCTGCGTGCGCAGGTGAGGAGGCTCTGCCAGGAGAATCAGTGGCTGCGGGACGAGCTGGCCAACACCCAGCAGAAGCTGCAGAAGAGCGAGCAGAACGtggcccagctggaggaggagaagaagcaccTGGAGTTCATGAACCAGCTCAAGAAGTATGATGAGGACGTCTCCCCCACT caggaggagaaggatcgAGAAACACCGAAGGACTCGCTGGATGACCTCTTCCCCAATGACGAGGAGGAGCAAAGCCAAGGAA TGCCGCACCAACACAACAGTGCGGCCGTGGCCGCGGCCCAACAGGGAGGCTACGAGATCCCGGCCCGCCTGAGAACCCTGCACAACCTGGTGATCCAGTATGCCTCCCAGGGCAGGTACGAGGTGGCTGTGCCCCTCTGCAAGCAGGCTTTGGAGGacttggagaaaacttctggaCACGACCACCCCGACGTGGCCACCATGCTCAACATCCTGGCCTTGGTCTATAG GGACCAGAACAAGTACAAAGAGGCCGCTCATCTGCTCAACGATGCTCTGTCCATCCGTGAGAAGACCCTTGGCAGAGACCATCCCGCT GTTGCTGCGACGCTGAACAACTTGGCCGTGCTGTATGGAAAGCGAGGGAAGTACAAGGAGGCGGAGCCTCTGTGTAAGAGAGCTCTGGAGATCAGAGAAAAG GTCCTGGGTAAGGAACACCCAGATGTGGCCAAACAGCTGAACAACCTGGCTCTGCTTTGCCAGAACCAGGGCAAGTACGACGAGGTGGAGTACTACTACTGCCGTGCCCTGGAGATCTACGAGTGCCGGCTGGGCCCAGATGACGCCAACGTGGCCAAAACCAAGAATAATCTG gcGTCCTGCTTTCTCAAGCAGGGGAAATACAAGGAGGCCGAGATTCTGTACAAAGAGATTCTGACTCGCGCTCACGAGAAAGAGTTTGGATCCGTTGATG ctgAAAACAAGCCCATCTGGATGcacgcagaggagagagaggagatgagcAAG GGCAAGCACAGAGACAACACTCCCTACGGAGAGTACGGCGGCTGGTACAAAGCCTGCAAAGTCAACAG cccGACAGTGAACACCACCCTGAGGAACCTGGGCGCCCTGTACCGCCGGCAGGGTAAACTGGAGGCTGCAGAGACCCTGGAGGAGTGCGCCGTGAGGTCTCGCAAGCAG AGCAACACA GGCGTCGACCCCATCAACCAGACCCGCGTGGTGGAGATCTTGAAGGATACGGACGGCGACAGGCGGAGGAGCCGGGACAGCCTGAGCAGCGTTAAGTATGAGAGCGGCACCGAGACCGGCGAGGAAGTGAGTATGGGCGTGGAGTGGAACGGG GCCTAA
- the klc1b gene encoding kinesin light chain 1b isoform X7 — protein MSTMVYPREEKLEKLTQEEIISNTKLVIQGLEALKNEHNSILHSLLETIKCLKKDEEANLVHEKSNLLRKSVEMIELGLGEAQVMMALSNHLNAVESEKQKLRAQVRRLCQENQWLRDELANTQQKLQKSEQNVAQLEEEKKHLEFMNQLKKYDEDVSPTQEEKDRETPKDSLDDLFPNDEEEQSQGMPHQHNSAAVAAAQQGGYEIPARLRTLHNLVIQYASQGRYEVAVPLCKQALEDLEKTSGHDHPDVATMLNILALVYRDQNKYKEAAHLLNDALSIREKTLGRDHPAVAATLNNLAVLYGKRGKYKEAEPLCKRALEIREKVLGKEHPDVAKQLNNLALLCQNQGKYDEVEYYYCRALEIYECRLGPDDANVAKTKNNLASCFLKQGKYKEAEILYKEILTRAHEKEFGSVDAENKPIWMHAEEREEMSKGKHRDNTPYGEYGGWYKACKVNSPTVNTTLRNLGALYRRQGKLEAAETLEECAVRSRKQSNTGVDPINQTRVVEILKDTDGDRRRSRDSLSSVKYESGTETGEEA, from the exons ATGTCGACCATGGTGTATCCACGGGAAGAGAAGCTCGAGAAGCTGACTCAGGAAGAGATCATCTCCAACACCAAGCTAGTGATCCAAGGTCTGGAGGCCCTGAAGAACGAGCACAACTCTATCCTGCACAGCCTCCTTGAGACCATCAAGTGCCTAAAGAAGGATGAGGAGGCCAACCTGGTGCACGAGAAGTCCAACCTGCTCCGCAAGTCAGTAGAAATGATCGAACTGGGCCTGGGAGAAGCACAG GTGATGATGGCGCTGTCCAACCACCTGAACGCGGTGGAGTCGGAGAAGCAGAAGCTGCGTGCGCAGGTGAGGAGGCTCTGCCAGGAGAATCAGTGGCTGCGGGACGAGCTGGCCAACACCCAGCAGAAGCTGCAGAAGAGCGAGCAGAACGtggcccagctggaggaggagaagaagcaccTGGAGTTCATGAACCAGCTCAAGAAGTATGATGAGGACGTCTCCCCCACT caggaggagaaggatcgAGAAACACCGAAGGACTCGCTGGATGACCTCTTCCCCAATGACGAGGAGGAGCAAAGCCAAGGAA TGCCGCACCAACACAACAGTGCGGCCGTGGCCGCGGCCCAACAGGGAGGCTACGAGATCCCGGCCCGCCTGAGAACCCTGCACAACCTGGTGATCCAGTATGCCTCCCAGGGCAGGTACGAGGTGGCTGTGCCCCTCTGCAAGCAGGCTTTGGAGGacttggagaaaacttctggaCACGACCACCCCGACGTGGCCACCATGCTCAACATCCTGGCCTTGGTCTATAG GGACCAGAACAAGTACAAAGAGGCCGCTCATCTGCTCAACGATGCTCTGTCCATCCGTGAGAAGACCCTTGGCAGAGACCATCCCGCT GTTGCTGCGACGCTGAACAACTTGGCCGTGCTGTATGGAAAGCGAGGGAAGTACAAGGAGGCGGAGCCTCTGTGTAAGAGAGCTCTGGAGATCAGAGAAAAG GTCCTGGGTAAGGAACACCCAGATGTGGCCAAACAGCTGAACAACCTGGCTCTGCTTTGCCAGAACCAGGGCAAGTACGACGAGGTGGAGTACTACTACTGCCGTGCCCTGGAGATCTACGAGTGCCGGCTGGGCCCAGATGACGCCAACGTGGCCAAAACCAAGAATAATCTG gcGTCCTGCTTTCTCAAGCAGGGGAAATACAAGGAGGCCGAGATTCTGTACAAAGAGATTCTGACTCGCGCTCACGAGAAAGAGTTTGGATCCGTTGATG ctgAAAACAAGCCCATCTGGATGcacgcagaggagagagaggagatgagcAAG GGCAAGCACAGAGACAACACTCCCTACGGAGAGTACGGCGGCTGGTACAAAGCCTGCAAAGTCAACAG cccGACAGTGAACACCACCCTGAGGAACCTGGGCGCCCTGTACCGCCGGCAGGGTAAACTGGAGGCTGCAGAGACCCTGGAGGAGTGCGCCGTGAGGTCTCGCAAGCAG AGCAACACA GGCGTCGACCCCATCAACCAGACCCGCGTGGTGGAGATCTTGAAGGATACGGACGGCGACAGGCGGAGGAGCCGGGACAGCCTGAGCAGCGTTAAGTATGAGAGCGGCACCGAGACCGGCGAGGAA GCCTAA